The following are encoded in a window of Solidesulfovibrio magneticus RS-1 genomic DNA:
- a CDS encoding DMT family transporter: MSQTNREMSWAAFFALVGASILWGSSFIAMKIAMREFSPLLAVFCRMAVASAVFALIWKRMGGFAAGRADWKGIVFMAFCEPCLYFIFESQALTMTQASQAGMITAMLPVMTAVAASFVLQEKLEVRAMTGLLLAVAGVAVMSLAGEAGPQAPRPILGNFLEFLAMCCAVGYIITCKKLAARHKPLYLTAAQSFVGMAFFSPALVFAPMPAKLTFGPVAAVFFLGLAVTFVAYGLYNYGVCNAPAAKAAAFINLIPVITCLLSWLILDETLNAGQLLGGATVLGGVGLSARPARKGRKTHGE; encoded by the coding sequence GTGTCGCAGACAAACCGCGAAATGTCCTGGGCGGCCTTTTTCGCCCTGGTCGGTGCCTCTATTTTATGGGGCAGCTCCTTTATCGCCATGAAGATCGCCATGCGGGAATTTTCGCCGCTGCTGGCGGTCTTTTGCCGCATGGCCGTGGCCTCGGCCGTGTTCGCCCTCATCTGGAAGCGCATGGGCGGCTTCGCCGCCGGCCGGGCGGACTGGAAGGGCATCGTCTTCATGGCCTTTTGCGAGCCGTGCCTGTATTTCATCTTCGAGTCCCAGGCCCTGACCATGACCCAGGCTTCCCAGGCCGGCATGATCACCGCCATGTTGCCGGTGATGACGGCCGTGGCCGCTTCTTTCGTTCTTCAAGAAAAACTTGAAGTCCGGGCCATGACCGGCCTGCTCCTGGCCGTGGCCGGGGTGGCCGTCATGAGCCTGGCCGGCGAGGCCGGACCGCAGGCCCCGCGTCCCATCCTCGGCAATTTCCTGGAATTTTTGGCCATGTGCTGTGCCGTGGGCTACATCATCACCTGCAAGAAACTGGCGGCGCGCCACAAGCCGCTGTATCTCACGGCGGCCCAGAGCTTTGTCGGCATGGCCTTTTTTTCGCCGGCCCTGGTGTTCGCGCCCATGCCGGCCAAGTTGACCTTCGGGCCGGTGGCGGCCGTGTTTTTCCTGGGACTGGCCGTCACTTTCGTGGCCTACGGCCTGTACAACTACGGCGTTTGCAACGCCCCGGCGGCCAAGGCGGCGGCATTTATCAACCTCATCCCCGTCATCACCTGCCTGCTTTCCTGGCTCATCCTGGACGAAACCTTAAACGCCGGCCAACTCCTCGGCGGCGCGACCGTGCTCGGCGGCGTGGGCTTAAGCGCCCGCCCGGCGCGGAAGGGAAGGAAGACACACGGGGAGTAG
- a CDS encoding M24 family metallopeptidase, producing the protein MTFEALERLPESEMLARQATVCQLLAETAPQAGGLLVFSRLAIYYLTGSWANGLLWLPLEGAPVLLCRKGRQRAELESPLATIVNFRSFGDIAPLCEQAGSPLAAICAAEQAGLPWNLANLLTARLPGVNFVSGDAALAMAQAYKSEWELAKMRLCGARHNEGLYARLPGRIKPGMTEREITGACFDVFYELGHQGQLRMGSYGEEIFLGHIAVGDSANYPSVFNGPVGLRGAHPALPFFGYAGTVWKKGQVLTIDNGFSLEGYSTDKTQIYFAGKASAIPDLARRGHDLCVAVQQAVAERLVPGAIPSELYALSLEMADKAGLSEGFMGLGENQVRFLGHGIGLTIDGWPVLAKGFDQPLRAGMTLALEPKFGIPDLGMVGVENTFEVTEQGGRCLTGQSYEILCTD; encoded by the coding sequence ATGACGTTTGAAGCGCTGGAACGCCTGCCTGAATCGGAAATGCTCGCCCGTCAGGCGACCGTCTGCCAGTTGTTGGCCGAAACCGCCCCCCAGGCCGGCGGGTTGCTCGTTTTTTCGCGCCTGGCCATCTATTATCTCACCGGTTCCTGGGCCAACGGCTTGCTCTGGCTGCCACTTGAAGGCGCGCCCGTGCTTCTGTGCCGCAAGGGCCGGCAGCGGGCCGAGCTGGAGTCGCCGCTGGCCACTATCGTGAACTTTCGCTCCTTTGGGGACATCGCGCCCCTGTGCGAGCAGGCCGGCAGCCCGCTTGCCGCCATCTGCGCCGCCGAGCAGGCCGGCCTGCCCTGGAATCTGGCCAATCTCCTGACCGCGCGCCTGCCGGGCGTGAACTTCGTTTCCGGCGACGCCGCCCTGGCCATGGCTCAGGCCTACAAGTCCGAGTGGGAGCTGGCCAAGATGCGCCTGTGCGGGGCGCGCCACAACGAGGGGCTGTATGCGCGCCTGCCCGGGCGCATCAAACCCGGCATGACCGAGCGCGAGATCACTGGCGCGTGTTTCGACGTCTTTTACGAGCTTGGCCACCAGGGCCAGTTGCGCATGGGCAGCTATGGCGAGGAAATCTTTCTGGGGCACATCGCGGTGGGGGATTCGGCCAACTACCCCAGCGTCTTCAACGGGCCGGTGGGGCTTCGCGGGGCGCATCCGGCCCTGCCCTTTTTCGGCTACGCCGGCACGGTCTGGAAAAAGGGGCAGGTGCTGACCATCGACAACGGCTTTTCCCTGGAAGGCTACAGCACGGACAAGACGCAGATCTATTTCGCCGGCAAGGCTTCGGCCATCCCGGATCTGGCCCGGCGCGGGCATGACCTGTGCGTGGCCGTGCAACAGGCCGTGGCCGAGCGTCTCGTGCCCGGGGCGATCCCGTCGGAGCTTTACGCCTTGTCCCTGGAGATGGCCGACAAGGCCGGATTGTCGGAAGGCTTCATGGGCCTGGGCGAAAACCAGGTCCGGTTTCTGGGCCACGGCATCGGGCTGACCATCGACGGCTGGCCGGTGTTGGCCAAGGGCTTCGATCAACCCCTTCGGGCCGGCATGACCTTGGCCCTGGAGCCCAAGTTCGGCATCCCGGACCTGGGCATGGTCGGGGTCGAGAACACCTTCGAGGTGACGGAACAGGGCGGCCGGTGCCTCACCGGCCAGAGTTACGAGATCCTCTGCACCGACTAG
- a CDS encoding FmdE family protein: MQDFTDMPALTARAVDYHGHMCPGLAIGIQAARLGQAVCGRDGDEDIVAVVETDMCAVDAIQALLGCTFGKGNLVHRDYGKTAFTFHRRADGAGLRLVLRPDALAAVDPEFAAVRQAANTGDAAARKKLPALARQCAARVLASDPESLFLRTAPQTPPPRRAAILSSLVCQACGESVMESRTRRFAGQTLCIPCFGKVEQKI; the protein is encoded by the coding sequence TTGCAAGACTTCACCGATATGCCAGCGTTGACCGCCCGGGCGGTGGATTACCACGGCCACATGTGCCCAGGGCTGGCCATCGGCATCCAGGCCGCGCGCCTGGGCCAGGCCGTGTGCGGCCGGGACGGCGACGAGGACATCGTGGCCGTGGTCGAAACCGACATGTGCGCCGTGGACGCCATCCAGGCCCTGCTCGGCTGCACCTTCGGCAAAGGCAACCTCGTCCACCGCGACTACGGCAAGACGGCCTTCACCTTCCACCGCCGCGCCGACGGTGCCGGCCTGCGCCTTGTTCTGCGCCCGGATGCCCTGGCCGCCGTTGATCCCGAATTCGCCGCCGTGCGCCAGGCCGCCAACACCGGCGACGCGGCCGCCCGTAAGAAACTGCCGGCCCTGGCCCGGCAATGCGCCGCGCGCGTCCTGGCCAGCGACCCCGAAAGTCTTTTCCTTCGAACCGCCCCCCAAACACCCCCGCCGCGCCGGGCAGCCATCCTCTCCAGCCTCGTCTGCCAGGCCTGTGGCGAATCCGTCATGGAATCGCGCACCCGCCGCTTTGCCGGCCAGACGCTGTGCATTCCGTGTTTTGGGAAGGTGGAGCAGAAGATCTAA
- a CDS encoding iron ABC transporter substrate-binding protein, translating to MPRPLFALACLLVLLATALSALAGETRTVTDAAGRSVTVPAAPKRIVCLGPGCLRLIAYLQATDRVVGIERFETARRTGRPYNLAHPELLALPVIGPGGPQSIDKEPDLEALLAVAPEVIFASTMEQGTAQRLSDKLGIPVVVVSYGAFGRYDPKVFDTLAMMGVILGREARAKEVTDFLQSAEADVRDRAAKGLAAPGYVRPGVYVGGTGMRGSHGLTSTDNPYPPLDWLGADNVAAKLVKEGHGFLDKEQLLSLRPDILFLDASGLDAMAEELSGQPDFAQSLPAVAAGRVYVVYPFTSYLTNLETIVADAYAAGTILYPEAFADIDPAAKADSVYAFMVGRPVYADMAKDFGPLGRTFPITNNTP from the coding sequence ATGCCTCGCCCGCTATTCGCCCTGGCCTGTCTGCTGGTCCTGCTCGCTACCGCCCTTTCGGCCTTGGCCGGCGAAACCCGAACCGTCACCGACGCCGCCGGCCGGTCGGTCACGGTCCCGGCCGCGCCAAAGCGCATCGTCTGCCTGGGACCGGGCTGTCTGCGCCTTATCGCCTACCTTCAGGCCACCGACCGCGTGGTCGGCATCGAGCGCTTCGAGACCGCCCGGCGCACGGGACGTCCCTACAACCTGGCCCACCCCGAGCTTTTAGCCCTGCCGGTCATCGGCCCGGGCGGCCCGCAGAGCATCGACAAGGAACCCGACCTGGAAGCGCTCTTGGCCGTGGCCCCGGAGGTCATCTTCGCCTCGACCATGGAACAGGGCACGGCCCAACGTCTTTCGGACAAGCTCGGCATCCCGGTGGTCGTCGTCAGCTACGGCGCGTTCGGACGCTACGATCCCAAGGTGTTCGACACTCTGGCCATGATGGGGGTGATTCTTGGCCGGGAAGCTCGGGCCAAGGAAGTAACCGATTTCCTGCAGTCCGCCGAGGCCGACGTGCGCGACCGGGCAGCCAAGGGGCTGGCCGCGCCGGGCTACGTCCGGCCGGGCGTGTATGTCGGCGGCACAGGGATGCGCGGCTCCCATGGCCTGACCAGCACCGACAATCCCTATCCGCCGCTGGACTGGCTCGGGGCCGACAACGTCGCCGCCAAACTGGTTAAGGAAGGACACGGCTTTCTCGACAAGGAGCAACTGCTCTCGCTGCGTCCCGACATCCTGTTCCTCGACGCCTCGGGTCTGGACGCCATGGCCGAGGAACTGTCCGGCCAGCCCGACTTCGCCCAAAGCCTGCCAGCCGTGGCCGCCGGCCGGGTCTACGTGGTTTATCCCTTCACCAGCTATCTGACCAACTTAGAGACCATCGTGGCCGACGCCTACGCCGCCGGCACGATTCTCTATCCCGAGGCCTTCGCCGACATCGATCCGGCCGCCAAGGCCGACTCGGTCTACGCCTTCATGGTCGGCCGCCCGGTCTACGCCGATATGGCCAAGGACTTCGGCCCTCTGGGCCGGACGTTTCCCATCACGAACAACACGCCGTAA
- a CDS encoding ABC transporter ATP-binding protein — MTLCAHDVACGHGRREVLRNVDLPLQKGLVTAVLGVNGAGKSTLLRCLGGLIRPLRGRVTLDGRDMAAVSRRQIARRVAYVPQSQRPDSLTVFEAVLLGRRPHMGLGPSRRDLAAVENGLTALGLEPLAFKRLEDLSGGELQKTSIARAMVQEPDVLLLDEPTASLDLKNTEDVRAIVRRAAAAKGLTAVVVLHDLSQALRFADVFVLLRRGRVHAVLDRSGLGPQVVREVYGVEVAFGEVGGHPVVMPLGVADAA; from the coding sequence ATGACGCTTTGCGCCCACGACGTTGCCTGCGGCCACGGCCGCCGGGAAGTGCTGCGAAACGTCGATCTGCCCCTGCAAAAGGGTCTGGTGACCGCCGTGCTCGGGGTCAACGGAGCGGGCAAGTCCACCCTGCTGCGCTGCCTGGGCGGTTTGATCCGCCCCTTGCGCGGCCGGGTCACCCTGGACGGCCGGGACATGGCTGCTGTAAGCCGCCGGCAGATCGCCCGGCGCGTGGCTTACGTGCCCCAGTCCCAGCGGCCGGACAGTCTCACCGTATTCGAGGCCGTGCTGCTGGGCCGCCGGCCCCATATGGGCCTTGGTCCGTCGCGGCGCGACCTGGCCGCCGTGGAAAACGGCCTGACCGCCCTTGGCCTGGAGCCGCTCGCCTTCAAACGCCTGGAGGACCTCTCCGGCGGGGAACTCCAAAAAACGTCCATTGCCCGGGCCATGGTCCAGGAGCCGGACGTGCTGCTCCTCGACGAGCCGACCGCCAGCCTGGACCTGAAAAACACCGAGGACGTCCGAGCCATCGTGCGCCGGGCCGCTGCCGCGAAAGGCCTGACCGCCGTGGTCGTTCTCCACGACCTGTCCCAGGCCCTGCGCTTCGCCGACGTCTTTGTGTTGCTGCGCCGGGGCCGGGTCCATGCCGTGCTGGACCGCTCGGGCCTAGGTCCCCAAGTGGTGCGCGAGGTCTACGGCGTGGAGGTGGCCTTTGGCGAAGTGGGCGGTCATCCCGTGGTCATGCCCCTGGGCGTGGCCGACGCCGCCTGA
- a CDS encoding FecCD family ABC transporter permease: protein MSNPPAAATSLVANHLALSRAKTLLALGLGGLLALLAGYALTAGRYDLSLSQIAGHLFGQSAAGPAGVVVMGIRLPRILAAVSGGFALAVSGALTQSLLGNPLASPFTLGISHAAAFGAACGIVLFGAGGFTANAVAGSAAEIVRIGAAATVSACAFGGALGATALIAALTTLRRLSPQAMILCGVALSSLFTAGTILIQFFADDLQLAAIVYWTFGDVSRAGWEQIAAMAGAGVAAGGFGLMARHDLNALLAGEDVARSVGVRALPLRLAGLGLAALATGVVVAACGVIAFLGLLAPHIARRLVGADHGPLVLHSGLWGALLLLGADTAGRQLAGTGALPVGVLTSFLGAPLFLLLLLRGGRT, encoded by the coding sequence ATGTCCAACCCTCCTGCCGCCGCAACGTCGCTGGTCGCCAACCATCTGGCCCTCTCGCGGGCCAAGACGCTCCTGGCTCTGGGGCTGGGCGGCCTCCTGGCCCTTTTGGCCGGCTACGCCCTGACTGCCGGCCGCTACGACCTTTCGCTGTCCCAGATCGCCGGCCACCTGTTCGGCCAAAGCGCAGCCGGGCCGGCCGGGGTGGTGGTCATGGGCATCCGGCTGCCGCGCATCCTGGCCGCCGTCAGCGGCGGCTTTGCCCTGGCCGTGTCCGGGGCGCTGACCCAAAGCCTGCTCGGCAATCCGCTGGCCTCGCCGTTTACCCTGGGCATCAGCCACGCGGCCGCTTTTGGCGCGGCCTGCGGCATCGTCCTTTTCGGAGCCGGAGGATTTACCGCCAACGCCGTAGCCGGCTCGGCCGCTGAGATCGTGCGCATCGGCGCGGCGGCCACGGTTTCCGCTTGCGCCTTTGGCGGGGCGCTGGGAGCAACGGCGCTTATTGCCGCACTGACCACGCTTCGGCGGCTTTCGCCCCAGGCCATGATCCTGTGCGGCGTGGCCCTGTCCTCGCTTTTCACCGCCGGCACCATCCTCATCCAGTTTTTCGCCGACGACCTGCAGCTTGCCGCCATCGTCTATTGGACCTTCGGCGACGTGTCCCGTGCCGGCTGGGAGCAAATCGCGGCCATGGCCGGGGCTGGCGTCGCGGCCGGCGGTTTCGGCCTTATGGCCCGCCACGACCTCAACGCTCTACTGGCCGGCGAGGACGTGGCCCGAAGCGTGGGCGTGCGCGCCCTGCCCTTGCGTCTGGCCGGACTGGGACTGGCCGCCCTGGCCACCGGCGTGGTGGTCGCGGCCTGCGGCGTCATCGCGTTTCTGGGACTTCTCGCCCCGCACATCGCCCGACGGCTGGTCGGAGCCGACCACGGTCCTCTGGTGCTCCATAGCGGCTTGTGGGGCGCGCTGTTGTTGCTGGGGGCCGACACGGCCGGCCGGCAGCTGGCCGGCACGGGCGCGCTGCCGGTGGGGGTGCTCACCTCGTTTCTCGGCGCGCCGCTGTTTTTATTGCTGCTGTTGCGAGGAGGTCGGACATGA
- a CDS encoding cyclase family protein: MPSRVIDISLPLTATPPVPGDPPFTRRLFLDQAAHGCEAAVWSMSAHAAAHIDFPAHFLPGGKRAGDYPAEAFFLPAVVVDCGQALRLGPELLAAADPRPGEAVLFATRNSRERRFTGPNFPADFAAVTPALARELTARGVALAGLDAMSIEPLDDPAYPVHNILLSAGILILEGLDLSQAPVGRCRLVCLPLAVPEAEASATRAVLVVEPAT; the protein is encoded by the coding sequence ATGCCAAGCCGTGTCATCGACATCTCGCTACCCCTGACCGCGACGCCCCCCGTGCCCGGCGATCCGCCTTTTACCCGCCGCCTGTTTCTCGACCAGGCCGCCCACGGCTGCGAAGCCGCCGTCTGGTCGATGAGCGCCCACGCCGCCGCCCATATCGACTTTCCGGCCCATTTCCTCCCTGGCGGTAAGCGGGCCGGCGACTATCCTGCCGAGGCCTTTTTCCTGCCGGCCGTGGTGGTGGACTGCGGCCAGGCCCTGCGCCTTGGCCCCGAACTCCTGGCCGCAGCCGATCCCCGGCCCGGCGAGGCCGTGCTTTTTGCCACCCGAAATTCCCGGGAACGCCGTTTCACCGGCCCGAATTTCCCGGCCGACTTCGCCGCCGTAACGCCGGCCCTGGCCCGGGAACTGACGGCCCGAGGCGTCGCGCTAGCCGGCCTTGACGCCATGAGCATCGAACCTCTGGATGATCCCGCCTATCCCGTCCACAACATCTTGCTTTCGGCCGGCATCCTCATCCTCGAAGGTCTTGATTTATCGCAGGCCCCGGTCGGCCGCTGCCGGCTTGTCTGCCTGCCCTTGGCCGTGCCCGAGGCCGAAGCCTCGGCGACGCGGGCCGTGCTCGTCGTTGAACCGGCCACGTAA
- a CDS encoding cytochrome c3 family protein, with protein MRSKVMLSGLIVMVCSLALATAAYCEGGKFSDIVDAKSTLCYPLELTFKRPSGVLKTSFAPVKFSHGQHASVACVTCHHMWDGKGEIQGCAEAGCHDNLKDRQEATSYFRAFHDKNADNSCLGCHMKLNVERKAKGQKPLSVAPCSNNGCHVAAK; from the coding sequence ATGCGTTCCAAGGTCATGCTTTCCGGGTTGATCGTTATGGTGTGCAGCCTGGCCCTGGCCACGGCGGCCTATTGCGAGGGCGGCAAGTTCAGCGACATCGTGGATGCCAAGTCCACCCTGTGCTACCCCCTCGAACTGACCTTCAAACGGCCGTCCGGGGTCCTCAAGACCAGCTTTGCCCCGGTCAAATTTTCCCACGGCCAACACGCTTCCGTAGCCTGCGTCACCTGCCACCACATGTGGGACGGCAAGGGTGAGATCCAGGGCTGCGCCGAAGCCGGCTGCCACGACAACCTGAAGGACCGCCAGGAAGCCACGTCCTACTTCCGCGCCTTCCACGACAAGAATGCCGACAACAGCTGCCTGGGCTGCCACATGAAGCTCAACGTGGAGCGCAAGGCCAAGGGCCAAAAGCCCCTGTCCGTGGCTCCCTGCTCCAACAACGGCTGCCACGTGGCCGCGAAGTAG
- a CDS encoding CBS domain-containing protein, whose protein sequence is MLTTRDLMTEDLIALRHDDSLLSAKRTMEEARIRHLPIIDGSGAFVGLVTHRDLLAASVSRLAEIDAQTQEDIYAGIPLGEVMRADVAMVTPDLPLRQAAEVLLTQKYGCLPVVEGGKLVGILTASDFIRLSLELMDALEASEKLECLTEND, encoded by the coding sequence ATGCTGACTACTCGCGACCTCATGACCGAGGATCTCATCGCGTTGCGCCACGACGACAGCCTGTTGTCCGCCAAGCGGACCATGGAAGAGGCGCGCATCCGCCATCTGCCCATCATCGACGGTTCCGGGGCCTTTGTGGGGCTTGTCACCCACCGCGACCTGCTCGCCGCTTCGGTGTCCCGGCTGGCCGAGATCGACGCCCAGACCCAGGAGGACATCTACGCCGGCATCCCGCTGGGCGAAGTCATGCGCGCCGACGTGGCCATGGTCACCCCGGACCTGCCCCTGCGCCAGGCCGCCGAAGTGCTGCTGACCCAGAAATACGGCTGCCTGCCCGTGGTCGAGGGGGGCAAGCTCGTCGGCATACTGACCGCTTCGGACTTCATTCGCCTGAGCCTGGAGCTCATGGACGCCCTGGAGGCATCGGAAAAGCTCGAATGTTTGACCGAAAACGATTAA
- a CDS encoding protein-L-isoaspartate(D-aspartate) O-methyltransferase: MNATGVKTDLRRSRERMVREQIEARGVTRPEVLRAMRKTPRHLFVEEALIPQAYEDHPLPIGHGQTISQPYVVAWMTELLEVAPGHKVLEIGTGSGYQAAVLAELGAEVYTVERIKPLYEQARARLDALRYDRVQLKLDDGTLGWPEKAPFDRILVAAGGPKIPAPLVAQLGPAGRMVIPVGTSRRNQTLCLVRRDNGRVIVRDLGGVMFVDLVGTHGWQAS, translated from the coding sequence ATGAACGCCACTGGGGTCAAGACCGATTTGCGGCGCAGCCGGGAACGCATGGTGCGGGAACAGATCGAGGCCCGGGGCGTGACCCGGCCCGAGGTGCTGCGGGCCATGCGCAAGACGCCGCGCCACCTTTTCGTCGAAGAGGCGCTCATTCCCCAGGCCTACGAGGACCACCCGCTGCCCATCGGCCACGGCCAGACCATTTCCCAGCCCTATGTCGTGGCCTGGATGACGGAACTGCTTGAGGTCGCCCCGGGCCACAAGGTCCTGGAGATCGGCACGGGTTCGGGCTATCAGGCCGCCGTGCTGGCCGAACTCGGCGCCGAGGTTTATACCGTGGAGCGGATAAAGCCCCTCTATGAACAGGCCCGGGCCAGGCTCGACGCCTTGCGCTACGACCGGGTGCAGCTTAAACTTGACGACGGCACCCTGGGCTGGCCTGAGAAGGCTCCTTTTGATCGAATACTGGTGGCCGCCGGAGGGCCCAAGATTCCGGCCCCGCTGGTGGCCCAGCTCGGCCCGGCCGGGCGCATGGTCATACCGGTGGGGACTTCGCGGCGAAACCAGACCCTGTGCCTGGTGCGCCGGGATAACGGCCGGGTCATCGTGCGCGATCTCGGCGGGGTCATGTTCGTCGACCTCGTCGGAACCCACGGCTGGCAGGCTTCGTGA
- a CDS encoding Mrp/NBP35 family ATP-binding protein has protein sequence MTQSDSCRGCTGPGKPLGAATGSDGRQARIGQTLERIRYKLVVMSGKGGVGKSTVAVNVACSLAAGGARVGLLDVDLHGPSVPGMLGLTGAMTAGGEAAIAPKRFGDNLSVVSMQSLLADPDAAVLWRGPMKTTAIRQFIADVDWGDLDYLVIDSPPGAGDEHLTVLKTVPDALCLLVTTPQEVSLADVRKSINFLQYTNANILGVVENMSGLACPHCGQEIELFKKGGGEALARDFGLEFLGAVPLDPATVAAGDLGRPVALLPGDHPAKAAFAALADHVAAACRGSLEAAAYPRP, from the coding sequence ATGACGCAATCCGATTCCTGTCGCGGCTGCACCGGACCGGGCAAGCCCCTTGGGGCGGCGACCGGCAGCGACGGCCGCCAAGCCCGCATCGGCCAGACCTTGGAGCGCATCCGCTACAAGCTTGTGGTCATGAGCGGCAAGGGCGGGGTCGGCAAGAGCACCGTGGCCGTCAACGTGGCCTGCTCATTGGCCGCCGGCGGGGCCAGGGTTGGGCTTTTGGACGTGGATCTCCACGGCCCGAGCGTGCCGGGCATGTTGGGCCTGACCGGCGCCATGACCGCCGGCGGCGAGGCGGCCATCGCCCCCAAACGCTTCGGCGACAATCTCTCCGTCGTCTCCATGCAGTCGCTTCTGGCCGATCCCGATGCCGCCGTGTTGTGGCGAGGTCCCATGAAAACCACCGCCATACGCCAGTTCATCGCCGACGTGGACTGGGGCGACCTCGACTATCTGGTCATCGACTCCCCGCCCGGAGCCGGCGACGAGCACCTGACCGTGCTTAAGACCGTGCCCGACGCCCTGTGCCTGCTGGTGACCACGCCCCAGGAGGTCTCCCTGGCCGACGTGCGCAAAAGCATCAATTTTCTCCAGTACACCAACGCCAACATCCTTGGCGTGGTGGAAAACATGAGCGGGCTGGCCTGTCCGCACTGCGGTCAGGAGATCGAACTTTTCAAGAAAGGCGGCGGCGAGGCCCTGGCCCGGGATTTCGGCCTGGAGTTCCTCGGCGCGGTGCCGCTGGACCCGGCCACGGTGGCGGCCGGCGACCTGGGCCGGCCGGTGGCCCTTTTGCCCGGGGACCATCCGGCCAAGGCCGCCTTTGCCGCCCTGGCCGACCATGTGGCCGCCGCCTGCCGGGGCAGCCTCGAAGCCGCCGCCTACCCGAGGCCCTAA
- the pgsA gene encoding CDP-diacylglycerol--glycerol-3-phosphate 3-phosphatidyltransferase, whose translation MFNLANNLTLARVGAVPILVLLLYFPSRGACFAAMMVFIAAAVTDIMDGVVARRCNLVTNFGKFLDPLADKLLISAALIMLVQLGWVEAWVAVVIVGREIAVTGLRAMAVDHGVVIAADRYGKLKTVLQMVALCPLLLHYPVWGFDPAPLGQTLLYLALVLTLVSGVNYFYGFSKQAKWSDKAAR comes from the coding sequence ATGTTCAATCTTGCTAACAACCTCACCTTGGCCCGCGTCGGGGCTGTGCCGATCCTGGTGCTCCTGCTCTATTTTCCGAGCCGGGGAGCCTGTTTTGCCGCCATGATGGTGTTCATCGCCGCCGCCGTCACCGACATCATGGACGGCGTGGTGGCTAGGCGGTGCAATCTGGTCACCAATTTCGGCAAGTTTCTTGATCCCTTGGCCGACAAGCTGCTGATAAGCGCCGCGCTCATCATGCTCGTCCAACTCGGCTGGGTCGAGGCCTGGGTGGCCGTGGTCATCGTCGGCCGGGAGATCGCCGTCACCGGGCTTCGGGCCATGGCCGTGGACCACGGCGTGGTCATCGCCGCCGACCGCTACGGCAAGCTCAAGACCGTTTTGCAGATGGTGGCCCTGTGTCCGCTGCTGCTGCATTATCCCGTTTGGGGTTTCGACCCCGCGCCGCTGGGACAGACGCTTTTGTACCTGGCCCTGGTTTTGACCCTTGTTTCCGGCGTCAATTACTTTTATGGATTCAGCAAGCAGGCGAAGTGGTCGGACAAGGCCGCCCGGTAG
- a CDS encoding FtsB family cell division protein: MIWRRFLLTALIFFNVFLLYNLIWSDNGIFAYLELKSRHEQLKQRLEAVNDKSLDLSQEIRWLKTDQAFTEKMARSQMNYLKDNEILYQFPKDPPAAKEPERDKEGKRADAQ, from the coding sequence ATGATCTGGCGAAGGTTCCTGCTGACGGCGCTGATCTTCTTCAATGTGTTCCTGCTCTATAATTTGATATGGAGCGACAACGGCATTTTTGCCTACCTCGAACTCAAATCCAGGCATGAGCAGCTCAAGCAACGCCTGGAAGCCGTCAACGACAAGTCCTTGGACCTCAGCCAGGAAATCCGCTGGCTCAAGACCGATCAGGCTTTCACCGAGAAAATGGCCCGGTCCCAGATGAACTACCTCAAGGATAACGAGATCCTTTACCAGTTTCCCAAGGACCCGCCCGCCGCCAAGGAGCCGGAACGGGACAAGGAAGGAAAGCGGGCCGATGCTCAGTAA